One genomic region from Macaca mulatta isolate MMU2019108-1 chromosome 20, T2T-MMU8v2.0, whole genome shotgun sequence encodes:
- the LOC144338321 gene encoding uncharacterized protein LOC144338321, with translation MCGHCCPLSWHTEAWQDWYTACLPVASVEEIQGVQRKKTVYTLVQMSKHYRLGAGPLLCCRPAQPSASLMFPVGLLFPPTKHSSRVPHLNKQHLCPPSGSCQEPSWEQFLTPSLTSSEPVTKSCRQSCQFYLRNDSSVHSTVSPRPTALSRSPLLRSHIYGHLYSSRKSVASLAFPPPTHILAPFIPSSSTNVRSDHPSLYSNLRKSETLSQKKRMIM, from the exons ATGTGTGGGCATTGCTGTCCTCTGTCCTGGCATACGGAAGCATGGCAAGACTGGTACACAGCTTGCCTTCCTGTAGCCAGTGTTGAAGAAATTCAGGGTGTACAGAGA AAAAAAACTGTATACACTTTGGTCCAAATGAGCAAGCATTACAGATTGGGGGCTGGGCCTCTCTTGTGCTGCAGACCTGCACAGCCATCTGCCTCCCTGATGTTTCCAGTGGGCCTTTTATTCCCTCCCACCAAACATTCTTCCAGGGTTCCCCATCTCAATAAACAGCACCTCTGTCCACCCAGTGGCTCCTGCCAGGAACCTAGTTGGGAGCAATTCTTGACACCTTCCTTGACCTCCTCAGAACCTGTCACCAAGTCCTGCCGCCAAAGCTGCCAATTCTACCTCAGAAATGATTCATCTGTCCACAGCACTGTATCACCACGGCCAACAGCCCTGTCCAGGTCCCCTTTACTCAGATCACATATTTACGGGCATCTTTACTCCAGCAGAAAGAGCGTGGCCTCGCTGGCTTTCCCTCCCCCTACACACATTCTGGCCCCTTTCATTCCTTCATCCTCCACCAATGTCAGGAGTGATCATC catcactgtactccaacctgcgcaagagtgagaccctgtctcaaaaaaaaagaatgatcatGTAA